GGCAAAAAAAAATAAAACGTAAAAAAGAAGGAGATTTATATCGAAAAAAAATGTGGAGTGATTGAGAGGTGTTGGCTATCTAGCAGACGATTATCACATGCAAAAGCTGCTAGTTAATAGATAAAGGGGCAGCTACTTTTTGACACAATACATCATCAATCCATTTATTAACTTCTTGTGCATATTTTTTCACAAAAAAATGTTCATTTGGAAATATGTACAATACTTCTCTTAAATAAGGGGCATTTAAAAATGGCATCATCCAGAAACTTTTTAATTGAACAATAATAAAGGCAATGGACTGTGGACGAATTTCTTTTCTTTCCATCCCTTTCTCAAGAATCCTTTGCAAATAAAATTTTTCTTTCGCATAATAGGTTGACATAATTTCTCGAACAACTTGGGAATCTAACGACATTTCACGAAAAATAAAACTTGATAAAAGAATATTTTCACATAGAAAATGGAGAAGATCAGAAGAGATCCTTTTTAAACAAAGAGATGCTCCTTGATCGATAAATGTATAACCTACTTCAACTTTAGCCATATATTGTTCAAAGAAAGTCGTAAAGCAATGTTCCAGTAAGCCATGTTTATTTTGAAAGTAATAAGAAATAGTTGAAATGTTCACATTAGACTTTTCTGCGATATCCCTCATTGAGGTTCCAGCGTATCCTTTTGTCGTAAATAATGAGATTGCAGCTTCTACAATCGCTTCTTTCGAATTTTTCTTCATTTCTTTTCCTCCATCGATACCAAGAATCCAATTATCTTTTTAAACTCTTATATTTAGATTCTTGGTTTTAGTTTGGTTTTCCTTTATCAATAGCTCGACAAAGTTTCCCTATTTTCAGCTATTTTTGATAAAATAATAGATAAACTTTAAGGAAATTAGGTGGATAACCATGTTTAACGTCGAAAAGTATAACGGAAATAGCG
The Neobacillus sp. PS3-40 genome window above contains:
- the refZ gene encoding forespore capture DNA-binding protein RefZ, with product MKKNSKEAIVEAAISLFTTKGYAGTSMRDIAEKSNVNISTISYYFQNKHGLLEHCFTTFFEQYMAKVEVGYTFIDQGASLCLKRISSDLLHFLCENILLSSFIFREMSLDSQVVREIMSTYYAKEKFYLQRILEKGMERKEIRPQSIAFIIVQLKSFWMMPFLNAPYLREVLYIFPNEHFFVKKYAQEVNKWIDDVLCQKVAAPLSIN